From Eubalaena glacialis isolate mEubGla1 chromosome 17, mEubGla1.1.hap2.+ XY, whole genome shotgun sequence, a single genomic window includes:
- the LOC133077265 gene encoding small ubiquitin-related modifier 2-like — protein sequence MANKKPKEGVKTENNDHINLKVEAQDGSVVQFKSKRHMPLSKLMKAYCEHRNFSWLEMEDEDTIDVFWQQTGGVY from the exons ATGGCCAACAAAAAGCCCAAGGAAGGAGTCAAGACTGAGAACAATGATCATATTAATTTGAAGGTGGAGGCGCAGGATGGTTCTGTGGTGCAGTTTAAGAGTAAGAGGCATATGCCACTTAGTAAACTAATGAAAGCCTACTGTGAACACAGG AACTTTTCATGGTTGGAAATGGAGGATGAAGATACAATTGATGTGTTCTGGCAGCAGACAGGAGGTGTCTACTAA